The Larimichthys crocea isolate SSNF chromosome I, L_crocea_2.0, whole genome shotgun sequence genomic interval agggaaagaaagatgtTAATGGAGGGAACGAGTGGAGCCAATTAGTGAAAGGAAGAGAGTGGAACGGTAAttagggaggaaaaaaaaaagggaaggagacTTTAAAAAGGAAGTTTGATGTTTCAAGAAGatttaaggagagagagaggggggggacagATGAAGCGACAAAGAAATTGAAACCAAACATGGCGATAAAGCGTGGAGCGACTGGAAtccacagatttaaaaaaagacgtgGATAGATTGGCTTATAAGGTgaagagtgagacagacatcGGGGTAAGAAGGGGAACTAAACAGAGGACGTTCAGTTTACAACTAACAAAAAATAGTTTCTGGGCATAAGCATaatttttattggatttttctttttttaatgtgtgttttctttcgcctttgtttttggggtcattgaTGTTGTTTGGCAACCCCAGTGTGTGTCCAGTGCCAAGAGGATCAATTTGAAATTCAGTATGAACAAACTCCAGAGGAAGTTAATCTCATGGGAGAAGTGATgggaaaagtgtgtgtttgtgcatgtgtgtgtgtgcacttgagTGCACAATGGTTTGTTTATATGCATTTATTCAGTATAACGtctgtgcatacatgcatgtatgctCCAGTGCACAATCTGGATTCATATGcgtgcacgtttgtgtgtgtgtgtgtgcatgtgtgtttgtgtgtgttgagttaGTGCAGGAATGCACATTTGATTGAGCACAGATTGCACATAAATCTGGCTTTTAacagtacacagacacacaacaccgACCCTGACCCCAGACTGTCAAATCCCCCACCTCCACTCATCCTCGCTCACCTCACTGGCAGTCCAGCGCGTGTCTCTGTCCACTTCCACTTCGTGGCTCTCTCCCTCATATCACTCTGTTgttctctgcatgtttttttttttttttttgccctgggCATCCTGCAcaggtgtgtttatgtttaggGTATGTGTTATGACAGAAATCAAAATTGCCACCAGGTACAGCACAGcggaataaataaaaaaaaaatatgcaacatACAAACAGTTCCTCTGAGTTTGGCTCCGACGAGTCTTTCCTGTCAACAAAGCCACAATGAGcctccagctctgtctctgacacGTTAGCAAGATGACAACAAATATGCCAGATGAGTCAGAGGATGGAAGcacattttgaaatgtgacaaatcTGAAAGTAATATCTCATTTAGCAGCTGCAGTATGTGGTTTTTAGAGATAACGAATGACGATCTTAGCATGGAGAGTGTGGAGAATCGTTCTGGATTTTGGCaacatatttattatgaaatattaGAAACTTTACGCTTGTTTtctagcttctttttttttgtggatattCCAAAGTCTTTTTCATTGAATTTATTTGAGGTGTTGTGAGTGAAGAACTTTGGATGCTTTGCTGAAGAAGAAAACTCTGAATTTACACAAAGACGACACAATGACGGGATGAACAGAAAACCCAATGATATCCCTACAGTTACATAATTTAATTTGGCTAAATTAACTAATCAGTTTATCAAATAAAATCCCATAAAAAAAGCATAACtcatttgaatataaaatgGCTGAATTGATTCATTTAGTGTTAATactggatttttatttaaatgtttatggaGGTTTTGCAGCCATTTTCTCGACCGTTTGATGACACTTCTGTACTTCTTTAAATCTGTGAGAAATTCCTGATTTCTCTGACTTTTTACAAACACTGTAGGCGGCTGAACGGTCTTGTAGAATCTGAAGGTTAACGCCCTTCTAGCCATCCGTTTGCAGGCTCTTATATTCACTCACAACGTGACATTTAATATCAATCTCCCAGCATGAAACGTGGCTGGATTCATCAGTCACTTATGTCGCTGAAGCTGTCTAATATTGTCCTTTTGTGTAGCAGAGGAGTTCTGCACAGTGGCTAGATAACACTTAAGTGTGACGAGTGAGAAGCTGTCGCCTGCAGCGTGCTGATTTGGttcttaaaaacacaccacGGATGTCTTTTCCAAAATCACACTGCATGTTTTGATTAAATCTTGAATGATGTGCGCTCACCAAAAATATGCCATGACAATTATACTGCAGTCATCCTAATCAAAGTTGCACTGGAAATGATAAACATCTAATTTGGACTGGGTTCATAACATCTTCTACATACTgatgtttcctctctgtttaaGACCTCTTTCAAGTGGTTAGAGCGATGGAGGGCAACCTCTTTTGGCACCGGAGCTAGTTTTTCCTGGACCAGACTGGAGAGATTAACTTGCACATGGTTTTCCCACAATACCAAATTCTGTTTAAGTGCTTGTTGAAAACCTCAAATGCTGGTGCATGTTGGGAAAGATGAAATACTAGTACAACACCCACAAACACTGGGTCACTGGTTTACCAAAACACTGTCTGGAGTGTAAAATGTCAAGTGTGCTACAAGGCTGTGTTTGCCCTTGAACACATCCCTGCGCCCCTGAATTCAACTTTGAACCCCGAACCCTGAACCTGTGCTGATGTTTAATTTTGACCTATTTGGAGCTCAGAAGTTTTGGCGCCTCATCCTCATGTTTTGCTCTGTATTGCAGATGGCAGCCAGACTTCAGATTTGCCAGATCTGACTTTacatcagctaacaaactgtaGATAACAGTGTGATCTGTTGTGAATAATGGAgctcccctgtgtgtgtgtgcatgtgtataacCCTAATAGGTATGTGTGCCAAAatatgtagacacacacacacacacacgcacacatacgcacacacataagAGCACAGAGGCAGGTCATGGTCGGCCGTTGTAGGGAACCCCTGTGTTGCTGTAATGCAATCCACCCATGGAGAATGTTCTGGTTTCAACCCTGCCCTGCGGCGTGTGCTTCCACTGCCAGGTACACAGCCCCAAGCCTGAAGGGCTCCCCTTGAAGTCGGGCTATATGCCGACTACAGTGCATTTACTCAgtttaatattatataacaaCAACATGGCTCTGGGTTTGAGTTATCTCAGTTTACTCATACAAAAGAGCGGTTGTTTTAAGCCACAGCGCAGGATGCTTTTAGACATGTCAGCGCTCaatcaaaacaacaagagaCTTTCACGTCTGGCAATCATCTCCGAGCATGTGGCTGCAGACAAAAGGAAACAGTTTGGAACAGTTTGGGTTGATTTTTGCCAAGGAgaattttctttctctgtcccaGGCTCCTTTTTTTCTGGTACCTGTTTATTCCTTCTGAATGCGACCCTTTTTGCACACTGTGTGTCCTTTTCCTTCGGGGCTGTTTACTCTAAGAGTCAATGATGTAGTGTTGATTTCAGAGGGGTTTGATGCTAATGGAGGATGCTTGGTGGGAGGAACCGGTGATTTGATGAGCTCCAAATGTTCAAGCGTCACTGAAAGATGCTTATTGCTTGTGACAGGTGATGAGGCTTTTGCGGTTGAGGAGTTCGAAGAAGGTTTGGCTGACGGGGGCCTGTCCTAGTCGACTGATTTCaaggtgtgtgtgggagcaTGTGGGAGTTGGCCCAACCACAGTGTTTTAGAAAATTGTCTGAGCACGCTTTGATGTAGCCGACAACTTGTGGTGAACAGGTAGTTATCAGCTATGAGGgaagctgtttttttgggggggcagGTTTTTTTGGTCGGGGTGTTGTTTTATCCATGTCACTTTGATGATGAGCAACATTTCTAatcctgttttaatttgaaactgcCAGTTTCCCCAATCTGTCATTCAATCTATCATTAAACCTCAAGTCATTTGATGAATGCAAATTTTTCAACGAGCTTGAGCTTGTTTGCCGTGTTGTGGAAGCAGaatactttaaaaatatatgtcATCAGTCGCTTGTTGTTAGTATGTCATCATTGCAATTTGTAACATAATCAAATAGATTAATTTTGAATGTCAACGTATTctgatgatttgttttcatcggattattttacatgtttttggcAAAGGCACCGGagacaaaaaaactaaagatagcacagattttcttttcatttctcgACTGAAATTTCTACCTTTTAGACCAATTCTGACACATTGTTGTTAGAATGAGCGCAGCAGACAATACAACAACCTTAAGTTTCTACCAAACCCTCTTTGGGAGTGCATACCGATACATCAAATCTAAGTGGTTGagtcagagggaaaaaaaggtgttgACCGTTTTACGTCAGAACTTGTTTTCTCAGAACCACTGCAAACATGTTGAAGGTAAATGTTTTGCAAGTGTTGAAGCCACTTAAAACCTCTTTCTCATCCTGTGGGGGCCGCCGTGATGGatagatgaaagaaaaagaaggggaaaaaaagggtaATAAAGAGAGAGTAGGAGAGCTAATCGGGGTTAATTGGCTGCTGTTATTTTGACCCGAGGCAGAAAAGAGATAAGAACGTCGAGGAGATGAAAAAACAGCGGGGAGGAGAAAAGTATGATGAGAACGAGTGCAGTGTGAGTAGAGGAGAAGGGATTTAAATTGTTGAAGAGAGGCCTCCGAGGTGagtcagagaaagacagagtgagtgAAAGCTGACAGGGTCACACACATTGTGCAACACATAATTCACACCTGTTGAACGGCAGCATGTTTTGCCCATAATTACAAGCATGAATCACTGCCTACCGTACGAGTGTcaggaggatgagagagagagagagagagagtgcagagGGGATTGGAAAAGGgatgacagagagcagagacgACGAAAGAAATGTGTGTCGCGCTCGAGCGAAATGGCCGAGGAAGTgttgagagagagtgtgaaaaGAAAGCGTCCGGAGGCAACAAGCATGGGACGAAGAGAAGCGGACGTACATAAAGTTCCTTAATGCTGAAAACCACCTTTCAGCTCCAATTTTCTCTGTTTGAAACCAGAAACAGGGGCACTAAAAGGTTTTCAGTGTTATaaccccccttcctctctctcacacacacacacacacacacacacttaacccgcacacacacacacacacacacacacactacaaaatCATTGTATACACTCACAGCAATGTGAATTTAATCCATATATATAATTACAGCTACAAACATtctcacaaacactcacacagtaaCGTgaaacacccacacaaacactcctAAACCTAAACAAGAAGTCCACAGCAAACATACAACTGatacaaacacattaatgtTTGTGATTGTAAAGAAAGccacatgtctttgtttttaggtTATCAGTCAGgaatgaacatgtgtgtgtgagtgtgtgtgtgtgtgtggctggtgCATTGAACATAGGAGCCatttgtctgactgtctgaagCCATTAAGAGAGGTTTTATTTGAAGCCAGAGTAAACCTCCGACAGCCAGAAACTTTCTAAAATTAGATTGGAAACGGAAAAAGCTTTATTGGCAGTGTCAGATGACTCTGACCTGGCAATATGTAAACAGACGAGGCCATCGCCAtagagacaaagaaataaaccaGAATATTGTAAAAAGAAATTCCTACAAACAGTGTGACGGCGCAGTGACTGGAAACTATTGCtggaggtgattttttttttttttttttccgtcgACTTCTCAAATTGTCAAATTTATTAGAAACCGTGCGTCCAAGTTAAATAATCACAAAATGTCTGAGAAAATAATGGCAGAGATAAATTTCCCCCTCACTGTTATGATTACAAATACCTCTGCAGAGTGTGTTAATTATCACAAGGACACCCGTGATGTGAGCGTCGTTAAATAAACATCTCACACACCGTCTTGTCTGACTTTTGATCTGTcttctattttttaatttctccgCAGTTCATCAACACCAGCTCGTCTTGCTATTGGCTGCTGCCATGGCGACGGCCCTGGACACTTCACACAACCTGGCCAGCGAGAGGAGTTCGATAGAAAGCACATATGAGCTGACCAAATACCTGGAGTATCAGCTCAAGGAAATCAAAGACATATATGTGAGTATTAAAATTCAACAAGGAACCAAAGCCTTGTCCtcttctatgcaaatgtttttgattGCACCAGTTTTGCataaatttaaatgtatatactgtgtactaaattttatgaagaaaataagaaacactgcttaaaatgattataattaatattttataatcaGAATATATCATTGTTCCTTTCTCCTCCAGCTGACCTACCTAGGCCCTCCATTCAATGAGAAAGACTTCTCCCCTCCACGGCCCAACAGTACAGCTCTGTCCCTGCCCATCGCCGCAACCCGCCTGGACTTGTGGCACGGCCTGGAGAACCAAGCTCGGCTCGCCCAGAACCAGAAGGCCTACTCAGTCCTATTGGCAGCCGTCAGGGAGTTAGCCCGCTCCACCCTCTGCCCTTCCCTCAAGACCTCCCTGCTGCACTTTTGCACAGGCCTGGATGGGCTGCTGGGCTCCATATCTGCACTGATGACCACCCTCGGGTACGgacttcctcctccatcatctgcAGACATGGCGAGTATCACTGGAGAGCTGCAATACCCTCAGAGGGGGGCAGGGGGTGATAGACCAGCTCCACTGATGAGCCAGAGCCTTTACAGGCCCAGAGCTGGGACGAGGACAGAGTCTGGTCAGCGCAACAACCAAAGGAGAAGCGGCATGAGGGTggtcagaggagagagggaggacggcGTGGCCGTAGACCTGGtagaaagaaggagagggaaagaggggaggagggcaGAGGCAGCTGGAGGAAGGAGTGGCGGGTCGAGGGAGAAGGgaaggggagaaagagggaggagagggaggagggaagagcCCGAGAGCAGCAAATGGACTGCCAGCGAAGACGAGAGAGtaggtgaggaggaagaggaggagctggagcgaGAGGCGCAGAcatggggagggaggagaaggttGTTGAGTATTAACGATGatggagaggagatggagaggctgCCTGAACCAAGAGTGGAAGTGTCGTACCCGGGCACAGATGGCTCCAACAACCAGTACAGCTACAACCTGAACTCACACCAAGCAGACACACTCAGAAAAGAAGACGGGTTCATTATCGAGGGGAGCAGAGGGTTAAtgctgaaggaggagaagcaaGCAGACATGGAGGTTTCCTCCTCTTTCCACCATCAACGTCGGCCTCCTCGCTCCCTCCTGTCCCCTACTCTCCAACCTCCTCTGTCCACCCTCTCCCTTCTTTACCAGTTCGGAGCAGGCGAGGAGCACACCCTCCTCTCCCAGCCTGTCCCTCTATCTTTACAAAGGGGCACCTCTCTCCTTTCACCTCCTCTGACTCCACtcctggcctcctcctcctcctcaccctcctcctcctcctcgtcttcgcTGCTGTCGGTGCGGCCGACAATGAACGACTTCGCCAGGAAGGTGGAGGGATTTTGGATATTGCGAGAGCTGCAGAGTTGGCTGTGGCGATCGGCGAAAGACTTTAACCGCCTCAAAAAGAGACTCAGAGGCTGAGGCAGCACACACACGAGTGCAGTATATCGGAAATCTATTATTTGCACAAAGTGGAGACGAACTGATACAAACTATTCATGCttaatacattcattcatatcGTACTGGAAGAAGTGAATGAAGGACTATTTGGCAGGTCAACCAAAGTGCTAATggaatataacacacacacaaagccaacACATTACCAGCACTGTCTACACCCGCCTAACGCACATAGCAACTCATTCACTGAGACTTTGCTGAGTAACCAGACTTCACGGCTCATAGATCCACAGAAATACCACTGTAGGTggttagacacacacagacacaaacacacacacacacacacacacacacacaatcggGGTTAGACTGAgtgacaggcagagagacagacagtgcaACCATTGAGAGACAAAGCTGATTCAATGACCCCAGATCTGTGAATCAGcaaacattcattttctctaAAGGAAGAAGGACATTTTCTGAATGGGTagaagacaaaaggagagggggggaaatggccagagggatgaagaggaggagaggaaggaggcagaaaggagaggaagacgGGAGGGGGCGTGAGTCAGGGGATGAGCACTGGAAATAACGGGCAGGGGGGGTATTGCTGAGTAATCAGAAGTCTGTGGCTCAGTTACAGTAACTCTACAACAGCGCTACACATACCGTCCAGACAGAGaggtggtcacacacacacacacacacttattgtGGTGTTGGGTGCCTTAACATACCATTCACTTCTATGCTGCTTTTGATTCAGTGCTCATTCATTGGTGCCAGTTTTTAAACGATTACACTCCGTAGCGAGAAATATTTAACACATCATCTTATTTAGATTAGATTCcctgaaaaacaacagctgtgtgtgaagaGTTCAACAGTTTGGGAAATACGCTTTTCTTACTGAGAGCAAGACGAGAACATCAATACCGCTCTCATGTTTGTACATTAAACATCAAGATGGATAGCTTAGCTTGGCATAAGGCTGGAAATAGATAGtatggctctgtccaaagatgACAAACAACACCTTCGGACATCTCCAATGCTGGCCAATTTCATTGTCGCAATCTCAATATGAAATCCTGAAAGTTTTTGCTAGAGTTGTGTCTCAGTCATTTGGTGTCTTGAGGTTGAAGAAGTCTGAAGTCTCGTCTCGACGATGagataaaatcaaatataattaatattattggAGGTTTTTAGTTTCAGCTCATGCGAATAGTGACGTTCAATTACATGAACAGTGTCAGCAACCGATATGTGCGCTCGTTCCCAGCACCATCAGGAAGCAGGCAATATAAAGATTGGCAATGCTAGCACTGGGTTGCCGGTTGCCTGAGCATCAGGTCTCGGTTCTCTTGGACTgtagaagaaggaagagaaattGGAGGAGCTGTGGAGTGAGTGAGAGTTTCTCTTTGACGTGTCCTCCCATCTGTACTACGATAGAGttgagaaaggaagaaaaaaaaagtgcacacacaagAGCAGATATGgtcaaaagctgcttttgtttctgctccattgttcaacagtttttcttcttgtaaattTCCACCAGGTGCAGGATGGGAAACTATCTCAAAATGAATCTAGCTGTAGTCTCGTACAGTGACCCTGCAAAATCCTCAGTCTTTGTAGTCTTAGTATTTTAAAGCAATTACACTAGATCGTAGTGTTACTATGGTGTTATCGGTGCTATCAGGGTTTGATTATGACGAAGCCTCCTGACTGGTCCAGCTACTTCCCGACTAAACCAACAGTGCAGTCATTCACTTATTCGACTCGGTCAGAGCAGTTCTCTTCTCACATTGAGCTGAGTATTGGGTTCAGTTCGTTTAAAAAATAGCGACGTAGGGAATGAGGGTTATCACTCATCGTCCATCATGGTCTACTGCTTTCCACTCTCAAGCCTCCATAcgtctattctttttttttttttagctcataCTGGATAAGATCAGATGTCTTAAAATCAACCAGTACCTACACCAGCATTTCCTTTAAAGCCTTGCTTTGTGTAGCTTTCATCGTTATGTGAAGTTAACTTAACCGTCTTCTGGCTTTAGTTAGAGACAAATAATTGAGTGGCATCAATGTTCTCATGTAACTCTCAGAAAGAAAGTGAACAAGcataaaatccaaaatgttgaactcttCCTTTAAGTtactttacacatttttttgttgttgtgccttttaaaacatgaaatcagaaACTTTTCCCTTGGCAATTTACAGATggcttaatttttttttccattaaaatgaacctattGTTATGTCTTTGCAATGTGCCTTGGATGATGTGGCGGTTATGGATCATATCTCTATAATATTTATTGAAcaagatgtttatttatttttctccagtGTGAAAATACTGTATTGTAACTCAAGAGAGAATAAATACTAGCTTTTGTACAGAGCGTGGTGTTATTGGTCATTTGGGAGCCCATTGggaggagagacaaaaaagaaatgcatatgGGATTTTTGTTTGCAATGGTTTTAGTTTTATAGGGATGGTTTCGGGTGATTGGCACAAGGGGAGAGGAGTTTGGGGTCGGGGCGTTTTCTGGAAAACAAAGGCCGGCTCACATTCATGACAAAAAATAGAGCAAGCGAGGCGGGGTATGAGagagtttttatttgtctgtcctGGTGAAAATTTAcgatctctcttttttcctttcatctctctcttcccacctCCCACTGCATCATCCCTCCTCCtactttgctttcttttctcatcaCACTATCTCACGAAGCTCCTCTTCCCCCAAAAACATCCCTCTGACCTGTGACAGTGAGGGATTTACATGAGCACAAACAGGCACAGGTACAAACACACCCCTCATAATCCCACCAACCGCCTGGCTCtcttgttgtgtctgtgtttcaaTGACGCCAttcacactgtctctgtcacCATCTCTGCCTCTTATCGTTTTTTTGCACATCCGTTGTCTTCTACGCCCACTCTTTTATCGCTTCCTCACCTGttatcttctttctttctttcgtgtTTGGCTTTATTGCTCTCGACTACGCTTTTTTCCCACatgctctgcagctctctggctCCCTCTCCTCGCCCCAGGCCAGATATTAAAGGATCAATGAGTATCTCCCTTCCATCACCTccgaggtacacacctgtgtacactcaccctgacacacacacacacacacacacagtcgcatACACACAAATGTGGACCATGTGCTGAAAAACAAGTGCACACATGAACCCTTAAAAAGCAGCATTAGTGAGCAGGAAGTGACTTATATGGGAGGTCGATTATGTCAGCGGCGACACGTCATCACACACGCTCATGACTCTCACTATGCGGGGGAAAGGGTTAACGCTGACAGAGACATTAcacatatgtatacacacacacaccctcacacacacacacatatacacacacaagacgctgtgtgttttttacattcAGTAAGCAATGACTGAGAGGCCGCCAGTAGTCAACAAAGGCAGCTTTGTAtggtctgtgtgagtgtgtgcgtttatctgtgtgagtgtgtgcgtttatctgtgtgtgtgtgtgtgtgtgtgtgtgtgtgtgtgtgtgtattgtttgcCGTGTGTGGGCTTGTAAGCGCAGCACGTGTGTGAATCATTATCTCTATGTGTCAGAATTTTGTTGGAATGAGGCTTGTCATGCATAGCTATCTAACAGCCATCACTCACcgttgtctttctctttctctttccgtctgcctctctctgtcagcgAAGCAGAGACAAATTGCTGTAACTAATACGTAACAGGATAGCTGAGCCCTGTTTGTATGACTCAGCTGGCAAGGCCTTCGTTAAGACAAGATACTGTGAGTGACAAGGCATCAACGCTGGCTTCTGCTGCTCAGGCAGACCTCTTTGTCTTATTGGCAGACTGTGATCTACGACCTACAGAGGAGTTGATGTGCCGGCCATCTTGTTGAGGAACTTTTATTCGCTCTCGGAGAGCACCTCGCCACACTTCATCTCCTTTTAGtcttaaagaaaaacaagaaattgaGAAATTCCTCCAAGTCCCCGGTGGATTTTAAGTGCTATGGTGCTTCATTTTATCACTTGGACATATATCATGTTGTATGACAGTAGGCTACTGGCATCATCTCAaaatcaactgaaaaaaaaaaagagtttggaCACCGAGTTAGCATTGCGCTCAGGATGGacagttacaaaaaaacatctaaatcgatgcagcagaaccacagacatttttattccaCGCATTCCTCTTTCTACACAAAACCTGGcacctacatttcccacaatgcaactcaaccGCCAACAGTTTGGCTGGAGATTTGGGACATCACTTGGGGCAGTTTATGAGACTTCACGCAAGCCCTTCCGCTTCCACAAAAGGCTTTATACCACTGATTTTACATATTCAGTGGTACTCTGTACACAGACAGAGTTTGATGTAAACAGActttatgtgtaaaattggtGTATTTAAGGACTATTTACTCTGTCTAAGAATTGTAGCGAGCTCATCGGGCCAGAGTGTGATCTGCAGAGATAGTTTTGGCATCTGTTCCATTTTTTCCGCACGTCACGAGTGAATCTGGCAAGTGAACACATTGCGAGCCCACGAAAGATGTGAAAAAACGCTGCGAGTTTGGA includes:
- the clcf1 gene encoding uncharacterized protein clcf1 — protein: MKRCCGVHQHQLVLLLAAAMATALDTSHNLASERSSIESTYELTKYLEYQLKEIKDIYLTYLGPPFNEKDFSPPRPNSTALSLPIAATRLDLWHGLENQARLAQNQKAYSVLLAAVRELARSTLCPSLKTSLLHFCTGLDGLLGSISALMTTLGYGLPPPSSADMASITGELQYPQRGAGGDRPAPLMSQSLYRPRAGTRTESGQRNNQRRSGMRVVRGEREDGVAVDLVERRRGKEGRRAEAAGGRSGGSREKGRGERGRRGRREEPESSKWTASEDERVGEEEEEELEREAQTWGGRRRLLSINDDGEEMERLPEPRVEVSYPGTDGSNNQYSYNLNSHQADTLRKEDGFIIEGSRGLMLKEEKQADMEVSSSFHHQRRPPRSLLSPTLQPPLSTLSLLYQFGAGEEHTLLSQPVPLSLQRGTSLLSPPLTPLLASSSSSPSSSSSSSLLSVRPTMNDFARKVEGFWILRELQSWLWRSAKDFNRLKKRLRG